The window AGATTTGTCTGATTGAGGGCAATGAAGTTACCGAAAATCATAGTCAGAACAGCCAGAACCCACAGCAGCGAAGTCCAGGTGCCCTGCATACCCACCAGACTGACCATGAAGATGCGCATAAATGCAGCAAAGGCAGCGGCTTTGGGTCCGGCACTCATAAATGCGGTAATCGGTGTCGGTGCGCCCTGGTAGACATCAGGTGTCCACATGTGGAACGGAGCAATAGCAATCTTAAACAGGAATCCGGTTGCCATCAGCAGCATGCCGGCAACCGCAACAGGATTGCCCAACGCGGCTGGAAAGGCCTGAAAAAAAGAACCGATATCAACCAGATTAGTTGTACCGGCCACGCCATAAATCAGCGCCATACCATAGAGCAGAAAGCCTGTGGAGAACGCGCCAAGAAGGAAATATTTCAGACCTGCTTCGTTGGATTGACGTTGATTACGGAAGAATCCGGCCAAAACATACAGTGAGACCGACAGAACCTCAAGACCGAGGAAGATGGTCATTAAGTCGGTTCCGGAAGCCATCAGCATGGCACCAACAGTACTGAACAGAATCAGAGAATAGTATTCTCCAACAGGATAGCCTTCCCGTTTCAAGTAATTGTCCGACATCAGGATTGTCAGAGCTGCCGAGATCAGAAAGACGATTGTGAAGAAGATCGAAAAGTTATCCAGAACAACGTGTCCGGCAAAACCGGCCTGGGCATTGTTCCAGCTACCAACAGCGACAATCCCGGTCGCCAAAAGAGCCACAAGGCTCATTCCGGCAACATGTGCCGTGGCGCCGCGCTTGGAGAATGCATTCACAAGCAACATCACCATCGCAAAGCATGCCAGAACAATGGATGGCATGAGTGCGGCAAAGTTGATGTTTTGCATGGCTGTTTGCACCAGATTTTCCATGAAGATGCTCCTTTAGAAGCGGTTTAACGCAAGTTACTTAAATTCAGCTCAACGCTTAATGACCGTGTCCATGATGCGCGGCAGGAGCCTCAACGGGCTCGTGAACCGCAGCTGGTACAGCCGACGGCATCGGGATCGGTTGTTTCCCGGACACTTGTTCGATCATTTGATCAATCGCCGGAGTCATTTTTTCCAGGAACGTGTTGGGATACACACCGATCCAGAAGACAAACACCAGCAGTGGCAGGATCACACACAGCTCACGCAGGTTGAGATCTTTGAGAACCTGATTTTTGGGGTTATCCAGCTTGCCGAACATGACACGCTGGAACATCCACAGCATGTAAACCGCTGCGAGAATAACACCGGAAGTCGCCACAACCGCAAACCAGCGCAGTTCACTCTGAAAAGCACCGAGCAGGATCATAAACTCACCGACAAAACCGTTGGTCGCCGGCAAACCGATAGAGGACAGTGTCACGATCATAAAGATGACAGCAAATACCGGCATCTGCTTAGAGAGGCCACCAAATTCACTGATCAAACGGGTATGACGACGCTCATAGATAAAGCCGACAATAAGGAACAACGCACCGGTTGAAATACCATGGTTAATCATCTGCAGTACGGCACCACTGACACCAACGGTATTCAGGGCAAAGATACCCAGCATGACAAAACCAAGGTGAGACACCGAGGAGTAGGCAACCAGTTTTTTGACGTCCTTCTGCATCATGGCGACCAAGGCACCGTAAACGATACCAATCACCGCCAAAGCTGTCATATAAGGCAGAAAGGTTTGTGTTGCTTCCGGAAACAGCGGCATGGCGAAGCGGACATAACCATAAGTACCCATCTTCAACATGACGGCAGCAAGAATAACTGAGCCGGCCGTCGGTGCTTCGGTATGCGCATCAGGCAACCAGGTGTGTACCGGAAACATGGGAACTTTGATGGCGAAACTGAATGCAAATGCCAGAAACAGCCATTTCTGCAGTGCCGGGTCCAGAGACAGGTTGTAAAAGTCAGCAATGCTGAAACCGGAGATATCCATACCGGAGTTCACAGCAGCATAGTAGATGAAGAGAATCGCTACCAGCATCAACAGTGAACCAACGGCAGTGTAAATAAAGAATTTCACCGCTGCATAGATCCGGTTTGCCCCACCCCAGATGCCGATCATGAAATACATCGGAATCAGCATCAGCTCCCAGAAAATATAGAACAGGAACAGATCAAGAGCGATAAACGCACCGAGCATGGCTGTTTCGAGCAGCAACATCAAAGCCATATACCCTTTGACGTTTTTGGTTACAGCCTGCCAGGTTGACAGGACGGCAATCGGCATGATGAATGTCGTCAACATGACCAGCCACAGACTGATTCCATCAATCCCGACACTGTAATTCATCTGAAAATAGTTTGTGACACTGATCCATTCAGCGAACTCAGTATAGTGCATGCCACCCGACGTTTTAAAGACAGGGTCAAGGGCCAGAGGCAAGCTGATCACAAACGTGATCAAAGTAAAGACCAGTGTCGCACCTTTAAGCAATCCACCATTATTCTTGGGCAGCATCAGGACGATGAACATACCCAGAAGGGGGAAGAATGTCATCAGGCTGAGAAGATGTTCTGACATTAGAAGTTGCTCCTTGTATATGAGATTCCAGTCACAGCCGTCATTAGTTGAAAACGTAGATGGCGAGGATAACCACAACACCCAACACCATGGACATGGCATAATTGTGGGTAAATCCTGTTTGCGTATGTCGTAAAACGCGACCGGTGCCGCGCACCACCAGGGCAACGCCATTCACCAGGCCATCTACCAGGCGGACATCGAAAACCTGCCACAACAGAGTGCCGAGACGCTTGGTCGGGTTGACAATCAGGGCATCGTAAAACTCATCGATATACCATTTGTTGAAGATCGTCTTATGCAGTTTCGGCACTTTGGCAACAATCTGTGCCGGCATCTGCGGATTCTTGCAGTACATAAACCAGGCCAGACCGATCCCAAAGACGGCAATACCGACCGAAATACCCATAAAGGTAAACTCGGTTGCAGCGGTCCCGTGTGCCTCAATATGGTGCATATGCTGTGTGTGTTCAAAAATAGGTGCTAAGAAATGCTCGATCTTATTCGGGAAATGGCCGAACAGATTGCCGAGTACATGCGGAACACCAAGGAAGCCGCCGAAAGTCGCCAAGGCAGCAAGAATCATCAGCGGCAGGGTAATCACCAACGGAGATTCAGGGATATGATCCTTGGCACGGGCATCGGTTTTCTGCTCGCCAAAGAACGTCATGAACACCAGGCGGAACATGTAGAAAGCCGTCAATGCGGCAGCAAGTGCACCCACCAGCCACAGAACCCAATGGCCACGCGTGGAGGCCAGAGCCCACCAGAGAATCTCATCCTTGGAGAAGAAGCCTGAGAAAAATGGAATCCCCGAGATCGCCAGCGTGGACAGCAGAAACGTCCAGAACGTGATCGGCATTTTCTTACGCAGACCACCCATATTGCGCATATCCTGCGGATCATCATGTAAATGAGCATGGTGATAGGCATGATGCATGCCGTGAATAACCGAGCCGGAACCGAGGAACAGGCAGGCCTTGAAGAATGCATGCGTCAGCAAATGGAAGATACCTGCAGTGAATGCGCCAACGCCCATGGCCAAGAACATGTAACCTAATTGCGAAACAGTTGAATAGGCCAGTACGCGTTTTATATCATTTTGTGCCAGACCGATTGTGGCGGCAAACAGGGCCGTCGCACCACCGACAATGGCGATCACCATCATGGTATCCGGTGCCATGGCGAACAGGCCGTTCATCCGGCCGATCATGTAGACACCGGCGGTGACCATGGTGGCAGCATGGATCAATGCGGAAACAGGAGTCGGACCCTCCATGGCATCAGGCAGCCAAGTGTACAATGGAATCTGAGCTGACTTACCCGTCGCACCGAGGAAGAAACACAGGGTGACTATGGTCACAATGATCCCGCCGTTTTCCAGCAGATGAGCATTTGCAGAAATTTCCGTAAAGCGGATCGTCCAAACCCCTTCCTGTCCAAGAGACCAGAACAGTGTGAACAGACCGAGCAGAAAGCCAAAGTCACCGACACGGTTAACAACAAAGGCCTTCTTACCGGCATCACTGGCACTTTTCTTTTCAAAGTAGTAGCCGATCAGCAGGTAGGAACACAGACCAACACCTTCCCAACCGACAAACATAACCAGAGCGTTGTTGCCCATAACCAGCATCAACATGGCAAAGGTAAACAGGTTGAGATAGGCGAAGAACCGATAGTAGCCCTCTTCACCGTGCATGTAGCCGATGGAATACAAGTGGATCAGGGTCGACAAACCAGTAACGTTCATCATCATCAGCCCGGAAAGTGGATCCAGGAGGAAACCCCAGTCGACCTGAAGAGGAGCAACTGTCATCCAGCTCGCAACAATCACTTCGTGCGTCTTCTGACTGTCACCAAGTAATTGCAGGAAATATTTGCAGGACACGATAAAGGACGAGAAGATCGCCAGGGTGGCAATGGCCCCGATCACCTTTTCATTTTTAATCTTTTTGCCCAGCAGACCGTTGATCAGGAACCCAAGAAAGGGCAGCAACGGAATAAGCCATAATTTGTCGTACATCTATATCTCCTCTAGGCGGACTGAACCAGAGACAGCCCTGAAGAAGTTACCATTTCAACAGGCTGAAATCCTCAACGTCAATGGACTCTCTGTTACGGAAAAAGGCGATCATCAGTGCCAGACCGACAGCGGCTTCCGCTGCGGCAACTGTCATAATGAAAAACACGAAGATCTGACCATCCATATTACCGAGATGACTTGACAGGGCGATGAACGTTAAGTTGACCGCATTCAGCATCAACTCGACGCACATAAAAACTACGATGGCATTTTTACGGGTCAGGACACCAATCGTTCCCATCGAGAACAAAATAGCGCTCAAAACCATATAATGAGTAATTGTAATCATATTGATTCTCCCGTCCCTTTATACTTCCCGTTTGGCCAAAACAACAGCACCGACGATGGCCACCAGCAACAGAATGGATGCAATCTCGAACGGCAGCAGGAAGTCCGTGAACATCGCCTTACCGATCAATTCGACATGACCGACACTTTGCACGACGTCACCATTAATCGGACCAACAGGACCACTCACGCCACCATCTTTAAGGATGACGACAATCTGCACCAACATAACGATGGCGAAAATAAACGCTCCGGTCACAGCATGGCGATAACGGGCGATCACTTCCGAGCCCTGATTGAGCAACATCATGACGAAAATAATCAGCACCATGATGGCGCCGGCATAGACCATGATCTGCACTGCGGCCATAAAAGGTGCATGAAGCATGACATAGAAGATCGCCAGGCAAAAAAATGTCATAACGAGAGAGATGGCACTATTGATCGGGTTTTTGCATGAGATCACGCAAAACCCGGAAACAACGGCGACAAACGCGACAAGATAAAAGAAGAACAACTGCAGTAATTCCATGAGGGTGGCTCCTATACCGATTATTTGAGCAAACGCTCCTTGGTGAAGCAGAAGTCTTCACGCTTATAATTGGCCAATTCGTATTCGCCGGTCATCTCGATGGCTTCAACAGGACACGCCTCGACGCAGTATCCACAGAAGATACAGCGCAGCATATCAATCTGATAGACCGTGGGATACTTGACGCCGTTCTCATCCTCTGCTGCCTCCACCGTGATGCATTTTGCCGGGCAGACGGTCGGACACAGATAGCAAGCCACACATTTTTCCCGATTATGATCAGGAACCAGACGGTGCAGGCCACGAAAACGATCAGACGGTTCAAGCTTGACTTTCGGATAGTCAACCGTTGTTGAATTACCCGGAAGAAGATGCTTTGCCGTTATACTTAAGCCCTGGATAAACTCTTTAATCATGGGTCAATCCTCTATACATTGGGTACTGCGTTAAAAAACAACAACGGCACCGGTAATCACAATATTCAGCAATGCCAACGGCAGGAACACTTTCCAGCCCATAAACATCAACTGGTCGTAACGAACACGCGGGAAGGTGGCACGAATCCAGATAAACAGGAACATGAAACAGAACACCTTCAGCAGCAGGTTGATGGGTCCGGGGAAAGGCCCTGCAGGGCCACCGAGAAACAGCGTGGCCGTAATCGCGGAAACCACGATCATGTTGGCATATTCCGCCATGAAGAACAGTGCATATTTCATGGAGGAGTACTCGGTACAGAAACCGGAGACCAGCTCTGTTTCTGCCTCGGGAAGGTCAAACGGTGTCCGGTTGATTTCAGCCAGTGATGTCACAACAAACAGGCAGAAGGCCAACGGCTGCGAAAAGATATACCAATCGAAAACCGAACCGGCCTGAGCCTCGACAATGCCGCTCAGACTCAACGTCTCAGAAAGCATAAACACGGAGATGATTGCCAGACCAGCGGCCAGTTCATAGGAAACCATCTGTGCAGCACTCCGAACACCACCAAGCAGCGAGTACTTGTTGTTGGAGGCCCAGCCCGCCAGAACGATGCCATAGACACCGAGCCCGGCCATGGCCAGCACATACAAGATGCCGATATTCAAATCGGTAATCTGCAATGGCACCAGATAGCCACCAACGGTGATGGTGCCACCAAAGGGCACAACAGCGACGGTAATAAAGGCCGGAACCAGGATCATCATCGGCGCCAGAACAAAAGCCAGCTTGCTCGACTGTGCCGGAATGATGTCTTCTTTGAAAAACAGCTTTAAACCGTCAGCGATCGGCTGCAACAATCCGAGGGGGCCGGTCATGGTCGGTCCAAGACGGGTCTGCATGCGACCGATAATCTTACGTTCGGCATAGGTCGCATAAGCAACAATCAGAACCACCACGATAAACACGGCCAGAATTTTGGCAATCATCACGCCGATAAACAGCAGTGGATCGTTCGAGAGGCTAAGCAGTTCAGACATGATTTTCCTCTTTCCTTCCTCTAAAGACCCGTCGTAACAACCGACAGGCCACTTAACGATGGAGCAAAGTCCATCCGCAGGTGACTCAAATTAACGGTCAATCTCTCCCAGAACGATATCCAGGGTACCAATGGCAGCGATAACGTCAGCCAGTAATGCACCTTCAATCATCTGTGGCAGAGCCTGGAGATTGACAAAAGACGGTGGCCGGATTTTCATACGAAACGGGTTGGCGCTACCATCGGAAACCATGTAGTAGCCCAGTTCCCCTTTCGGCGCCTCAATCCCCTGGTAGACTTCACCAGGCTCGGGCTTGAAACCTTCGGTAATGATTTTGAACTGATGGATCAAACCTTCGATGCTGTTAACCACCTTTTTCTTCTCGGGCAAGCACACTGAAGGCACGTCCGCCAGAATCGGTCCGGGCTGCAGCTTTTCAAGTGCCTGCCGGATGATTTTGCACGACTCACGCATCTCATCGAGACGGATTTTGTAGCGATCAAAGGTGTCGCAGCCGTCACGGGTGATCACTTTGAAATCATAGTCCTCATAGCCCGTATAGGGGTTATCACGACGCAGGTCCCAGTCCACACCACTACCGCGCAGAGCCGGACCAGTCAGTCCGATATCGATGGCATCTTCGGCACTGATCTTCGCGACACCGATGGTCCGTTTCTGCCAGATTTTGTTGCCGGTCAGCAGACCTTCATAGGTATCGATATGGCCGGGCATGGCATCGATGAAATCACGCACATCGTTTTCAAACCCTTCAGGCAGATCAAGTGACAAACCACCGACGCGGAAATAGTTTGATGTCATCCGGGCACCGGATAGTTTCTCATACATGTCCATAATCGCTTCTCGCTCACGGAAGCAGTACAGGAACACGGTCATGGCGCCAATATCAAGGGCGTGGGTTGCCAGCCAGACCAGGTGACTTTTGATCCGGGTCAGCTCAGCCATCATCACGCGGACGACCTTTGCCCGTTCCGGAATCTGATCGGTAATACCCAACAGTTTTTCAACGGCCAGAACATAGCCGAGGTTGTTACTCATCGGCGCCAGATAGTCCAGACGGTCAGTCAGGGGCAGAGCGCGGTGGTAACTGCGATTTTCCGACAGCTTCTCAACACCACGGTGCAAAAATCCGATATGGGGCACCGCTTTAACAACGGTCTCACCATCCAGCTCAAGAACCAGCTGCAACACGCCGTGGGTCGACGGATGCTGCGGTCCCATATTGATTGTCATCGTCTCTGTAGTTGCCATGTGTTATGCCTCGTCTTAATCGGTTGCGCTGAAATTACGAAAGTCGTCCCTGATACGGATCGCGACCAGGGCCCTGCAACGGATAGTCCTTGCGCAGGGGATGGCCTTCCCAATCAGCAGGCATAAGAATCCGGCGCAGATCCGGATGTCCTGCGAACGAGATCCCCATCAAATCCCAGCACTCACGCTCAGGCCAGTTGGCCGTCGACCAGATTCCGCTGACCGTATCGACACAGCAGTCCTGCTCTTCAACCGGCACTTTGACCCGCAGGCGCTCTTTGGTCGTGATGTTGTACAGGTTGTACACCACCATGAAACGAGGGGTTTGACCGAGATAATCAACTCCACACAGATCACACAAAAAGTTATAGCCGGCTTCCTCTTTGAGATAGCGGCAGATATCAACGATATCTTCCTTTTTCACCGTGACCGTAACTTCACCGCGATGCTCTTTGACTTCCAGCACAGATGCGGCGAAGGTTCCTTTCAGCTTTGCTACGACAGCTTGGCTCATTTTTTAATCCCTATTTGATCGGTTTAAACCGGAAAGAACTAGCCGGGAATAACTTTGCCGGCACCAATAGCGGCACCGAAGCTATTACGCTCACGCATGATCTTCTCCTGCAACTTCATCAGACCATACAACAAACCCTCCGGACGGGGAGGACAGCCCGGAATATAGACATCCACCGGAAGCG of the Desulfuromonas acetoxidans DSM 684 genome contains:
- a CDS encoding NADH-quinone oxidoreductase subunit J, which codes for MELLQLFFFYLVAFVAVVSGFCVISCKNPINSAISLVMTFFCLAIFYVMLHAPFMAAVQIMVYAGAIMVLIIFVMMLLNQGSEVIARYRHAVTGAFIFAIVMLVQIVVILKDGGVSGPVGPINGDVVQSVGHVELIGKAMFTDFLLPFEIASILLLVAIVGAVVLAKREV
- a CDS encoding NuoI/complex I 23 kDa subunit family protein, whose protein sequence is MIKEFIQGLSITAKHLLPGNSTTVDYPKVKLEPSDRFRGLHRLVPDHNREKCVACYLCPTVCPAKCITVEAAEDENGVKYPTVYQIDMLRCIFCGYCVEACPVEAIEMTGEYELANYKREDFCFTKERLLK
- the nuoL gene encoding NADH-quinone oxidoreductase subunit L — its product is MYDKLWLIPLLPFLGFLINGLLGKKIKNEKVIGAIATLAIFSSFIVSCKYFLQLLGDSQKTHEVIVASWMTVAPLQVDWGFLLDPLSGLMMMNVTGLSTLIHLYSIGYMHGEEGYYRFFAYLNLFTFAMLMLVMGNNALVMFVGWEGVGLCSYLLIGYYFEKKSASDAGKKAFVVNRVGDFGFLLGLFTLFWSLGQEGVWTIRFTEISANAHLLENGGIIVTIVTLCFFLGATGKSAQIPLYTWLPDAMEGPTPVSALIHAATMVTAGVYMIGRMNGLFAMAPDTMMVIAIVGGATALFAATIGLAQNDIKRVLAYSTVSQLGYMFLAMGVGAFTAGIFHLLTHAFFKACLFLGSGSVIHGMHHAYHHAHLHDDPQDMRNMGGLRKKMPITFWTFLLSTLAISGIPFFSGFFSKDEILWWALASTRGHWVLWLVGALAAALTAFYMFRLVFMTFFGEQKTDARAKDHIPESPLVITLPLMILAALATFGGFLGVPHVLGNLFGHFPNKIEHFLAPIFEHTQHMHHIEAHGTAATEFTFMGISVGIAVFGIGLAWFMYCKNPQMPAQIVAKVPKLHKTIFNKWYIDEFYDALIVNPTKRLGTLLWQVFDVRLVDGLVNGVALVVRGTGRVLRHTQTGFTHNYAMSMVLGVVVILAIYVFN
- a CDS encoding NADH-quinone oxidoreductase subunit N, producing MENLVQTAMQNINFAALMPSIVLACFAMVMLLVNAFSKRGATAHVAGMSLVALLATGIVAVGSWNNAQAGFAGHVVLDNFSIFFTIVFLISAALTILMSDNYLKREGYPVGEYYSLILFSTVGAMLMASGTDLMTIFLGLEVLSVSLYVLAGFFRNQRQSNEAGLKYFLLGAFSTGFLLYGMALIYGVAGTTNLVDIGSFFQAFPAALGNPVAVAGMLLMATGFLFKIAIAPFHMWTPDVYQGAPTPITAFMSAGPKAAAFAAFMRIFMVSLVGMQGTWTSLLWVLAVLTMIFGNFIALNQTNLKRMLAYSSIAHAGYALVGLVAANEIGISGVLYYMLAYTFMNIGAFAVLVLIGKQGEDNLTLQGVAGFGYKRPLLAVLLSICLFSLMGIPPSAGFSGKFYIFAGALNAGYVWLAVLGVLNSAVSLYYYLRVMVFMYFKDPEEDFAWIQLKPGATICIVLSVIAVLYMGIVPSGIMSLARQAIL
- the nuoD gene encoding NADH dehydrogenase (quinone) subunit D, which encodes MATTETMTINMGPQHPSTHGVLQLVLELDGETVVKAVPHIGFLHRGVEKLSENRSYHRALPLTDRLDYLAPMSNNLGYVLAVEKLLGITDQIPERAKVVRVMMAELTRIKSHLVWLATHALDIGAMTVFLYCFREREAIMDMYEKLSGARMTSNYFRVGGLSLDLPEGFENDVRDFIDAMPGHIDTYEGLLTGNKIWQKRTIGVAKISAEDAIDIGLTGPALRGSGVDWDLRRDNPYTGYEDYDFKVITRDGCDTFDRYKIRLDEMRESCKIIRQALEKLQPGPILADVPSVCLPEKKKVVNSIEGLIHQFKIITEGFKPEPGEVYQGIEAPKGELGYYMVSDGSANPFRMKIRPPSFVNLQALPQMIEGALLADVIAAIGTLDIVLGEIDR
- a CDS encoding NADH-quinone oxidoreductase subunit M encodes the protein MSEHLLSLMTFFPLLGMFIVLMLPKNNGGLLKGATLVFTLITFVISLPLALDPVFKTSGGMHYTEFAEWISVTNYFQMNYSVGIDGISLWLVMLTTFIMPIAVLSTWQAVTKNVKGYMALMLLLETAMLGAFIALDLFLFYIFWELMLIPMYFMIGIWGGANRIYAAVKFFIYTAVGSLLMLVAILFIYYAAVNSGMDISGFSIADFYNLSLDPALQKWLFLAFAFSFAIKVPMFPVHTWLPDAHTEAPTAGSVILAAVMLKMGTYGYVRFAMPLFPEATQTFLPYMTALAVIGIVYGALVAMMQKDVKKLVAYSSVSHLGFVMLGIFALNTVGVSGAVLQMINHGISTGALFLIVGFIYERRHTRLISEFGGLSKQMPVFAVIFMIVTLSSIGLPATNGFVGEFMILLGAFQSELRWFAVVATSGVILAAVYMLWMFQRVMFGKLDNPKNQVLKDLNLRELCVILPLLVFVFWIGVYPNTFLEKMTPAIDQMIEQVSGKQPIPMPSAVPAAVHEPVEAPAAHHGHGH
- the nuoK gene encoding NADH-quinone oxidoreductase subunit NuoK produces the protein MITITHYMVLSAILFSMGTIGVLTRKNAIVVFMCVELMLNAVNLTFIALSSHLGNMDGQIFVFFIMTVAAAEAAVGLALMIAFFRNRESIDVEDFSLLKW
- a CDS encoding NADH-quinone oxidoreductase subunit C, giving the protein MSQAVVAKLKGTFAASVLEVKEHRGEVTVTVKKEDIVDICRYLKEEAGYNFLCDLCGVDYLGQTPRFMVVYNLYNITTKERLRVKVPVEEQDCCVDTVSGIWSTANWPERECWDLMGISFAGHPDLRRILMPADWEGHPLRKDYPLQGPGRDPYQGRLS
- the nuoH gene encoding NADH-quinone oxidoreductase subunit NuoH, coding for MSELLSLSNDPLLFIGVMIAKILAVFIVVVLIVAYATYAERKIIGRMQTRLGPTMTGPLGLLQPIADGLKLFFKEDIIPAQSSKLAFVLAPMMILVPAFITVAVVPFGGTITVGGYLVPLQITDLNIGILYVLAMAGLGVYGIVLAGWASNNKYSLLGGVRSAAQMVSYELAAGLAIISVFMLSETLSLSGIVEAQAGSVFDWYIFSQPLAFCLFVVTSLAEINRTPFDLPEAETELVSGFCTEYSSMKYALFFMAEYANMIVVSAITATLFLGGPAGPFPGPINLLLKVFCFMFLFIWIRATFPRVRYDQLMFMGWKVFLPLALLNIVITGAVVVF